A region from the Pseudodesulfovibrio sp. JC047 genome encodes:
- the aroE gene encoding shikimate dehydrogenase, translated as MVRPEGWFSGTGWRAVGMTMNGSYGIIGWPLGHTMSPTLHSWGFEQFGMDARYTAWPVAPDELAPFMERVRTQPVAGLSVTIPHKQTVMPFLDRISDRAARIGAVNTVYWDGDVLCGENTDITGFVAPLHALSFVPASALVLGAGGAARAALAGLKELGVTRLAVTNRTLAKAEALAAAFAVDCVAWESRMDSGWQLVCNTTPLGMSGAEEARSPWDAQVFSSDMLAYDIVYNPLETRFLREAREAGCRTVSGLDMFVQQGLAQFALWTGQSMDAAGAKGHLLGALKG; from the coding sequence ATGGTCCGGCCTGAAGGTTGGTTCTCTGGAACAGGCTGGCGAGCTGTCGGCATGACCATGAACGGCAGCTATGGCATCATCGGGTGGCCTTTGGGGCATACCATGAGTCCGACCCTGCATTCCTGGGGATTCGAACAGTTCGGCATGGACGCCCGGTACACGGCGTGGCCCGTTGCTCCGGACGAGCTGGCACCATTTATGGAACGGGTTCGAACACAGCCTGTTGCCGGTCTCAGCGTGACCATCCCGCATAAACAGACGGTCATGCCGTTTCTGGACCGAATTTCAGATCGAGCCGCACGCATTGGAGCCGTGAACACCGTGTATTGGGACGGGGATGTCCTTTGCGGTGAAAATACCGATATCACGGGTTTTGTCGCTCCGTTGCACGCTTTGTCGTTTGTGCCTGCATCCGCGTTGGTTTTGGGCGCGGGAGGCGCGGCCAGAGCCGCTCTTGCCGGTTTGAAGGAGTTGGGTGTCACTCGGCTTGCCGTGACCAACCGGACTTTGGCCAAGGCCGAGGCTTTGGCTGCCGCATTTGCCGTTGACTGTGTTGCCTGGGAATCCCGTATGGATTCCGGATGGCAATTGGTGTGCAATACGACCCCTTTGGGCATGTCCGGTGCGGAAGAGGCTCGTTCTCCATGGGATGCGCAGGTCTTTTCGTCGGATATGTTGGCCTATGACATTGTATATAATCCGTTGGAAACACGGTTTCTTCGTGAAGCCCGTGAAGCCGGGTGCCGCACGGTGTCCGGTCTGGACATGTTTGTTCAGCAGGGTTTGGCGCAATTTGCGTTGTGGACTGGACAGTCCATGGATGCAGCCGGTGCGAAAGGTCATCTGTTGGGTGCCTTGAAAGGGTGA
- a CDS encoding peptidylprolyl isomerase, with the protein MKNMKMVCVAVAACLVLVVSVVCGSNAYAGPNPVVIMETSEGRIILMLYPKDAPKTVANFLRYVDSGFYDKTIFHRVIRQRKSPDGQQDGSMNIVQGGGYTYPIKRKRPMAPIVNEAATGLLNAKGTIAMARTDNPDSATSEFFFNVEDNPVLDYKQTSKQIGTGSFTGSTTMGYCAFGKVIRGMDVVVKIHQAKTGRSGGMSDVPAKPIILKKAYRPQ; encoded by the coding sequence ATGAAGAATATGAAAATGGTGTGTGTGGCTGTTGCCGCGTGTCTGGTTCTTGTGGTGTCCGTTGTGTGCGGTTCCAACGCCTATGCCGGACCGAATCCAGTGGTTATCATGGAGACGTCTGAAGGCCGGATCATCTTGATGCTGTATCCCAAGGACGCGCCCAAAACGGTTGCCAACTTTTTGAGATATGTGGACTCCGGATTTTATGACAAGACTATTTTCCATCGGGTCATTCGTCAGCGCAAGTCTCCCGATGGGCAGCAGGATGGGTCCATGAATATCGTGCAGGGTGGCGGTTATACGTATCCCATCAAGCGGAAACGGCCCATGGCTCCCATTGTGAATGAAGCGGCCACCGGGCTGTTGAACGCCAAAGGGACCATTGCCATGGCACGGACCGACAATCCTGATTCGGCCACGAGCGAATTCTTTTTCAATGTCGAGGACAACCCGGTCCTGGATTATAAACAAACGTCCAAACAGATCGGGACCGGAAGTTTCACTGGCAGCACCACCATGGGCTATTGTGCTTTTGGCAAGGTCATCAGGGGGATGGATGTGGTCGTCAAGATACATCAGGCGAAAACGGGTCGGTCCGGCGGCATGAGTGACGTGCCAGCAAAGCCGATTATTCTCAAAAAAGCCTACCGTCCTCAATAG
- a CDS encoding ACP S-malonyltransferase has product MTKIGVLFPGQGSQEKGMGRDVAESDAAVLDLWKLAEKESGLPLREIYWDGEAADMADTRALQPALTVVNLSLWLAVKGKIAPAATAGHSLGEFASLGAAGVLSLADCIKAVTVRGRLMAESGGVGHGMAAVVKLPQATVEEIVDAVVRETGKELRVANYNTPAQFVISGEQEALDAADVLVKAAKGRAIRLAVSGAFHSPLIQEAADEFAAFLKTLTWNAPVFPVHHNATALPQPDPEQISITMQHQMTSSVLWIQTVQAMWATGIREFVEVGPKGVLFKMLKANLGSMDEKWSGLKVGSLEQAGELSA; this is encoded by the coding sequence ATGACCAAAATCGGTGTCCTTTTTCCGGGACAAGGCTCTCAGGAAAAGGGGATGGGGCGCGATGTCGCTGAAAGCGATGCCGCAGTTCTCGACCTCTGGAAATTGGCAGAAAAGGAATCCGGTCTGCCTCTTCGTGAAATATATTGGGATGGCGAGGCCGCAGACATGGCCGATACCCGGGCCTTGCAACCCGCGTTGACTGTGGTCAACCTGTCGCTGTGGTTGGCCGTGAAAGGGAAAATTGCTCCGGCCGCAACAGCCGGGCACAGTTTGGGTGAATTTGCCTCACTCGGTGCGGCGGGTGTCTTGAGTCTGGCCGACTGCATCAAGGCTGTCACGGTGCGTGGACGGCTCATGGCCGAATCCGGTGGTGTCGGGCACGGCATGGCCGCTGTGGTCAAGCTCCCCCAGGCCACGGTGGAAGAGATTGTGGATGCGGTCGTGCGGGAAACCGGCAAGGAGTTGCGTGTTGCCAACTACAATACCCCGGCTCAGTTCGTCATCAGTGGCGAGCAGGAAGCGCTGGATGCCGCAGATGTTTTGGTCAAGGCGGCCAAGGGACGTGCCATTCGTCTGGCCGTGTCCGGGGCCTTTCACAGTCCGCTCATTCAGGAAGCCGCAGACGAATTCGCCGCATTTCTCAAAACGTTGACCTGGAATGCGCCTGTTTTTCCGGTTCATCACAATGCCACGGCACTGCCCCAGCCTGATCCCGAGCAGATTTCGATTACCATGCAACATCAGATGACCTCCAGCGTGTTGTGGATTCAGACCGTGCAAGCCATGTGGGCGACCGGCATTCGCGAGTTTGTGGAAGTTGGTCCCAAGGGGGTGCTGTTCAAGATGCTGAAGGCCAATCTCGGGTCCATGGATGAAAAATGGTCCGGCCTGAAGGTTGGTTCTCTGGAACAGGCTGGCGAGCTGTCGGCATGA